One Bacillota bacterium genomic window, GAGGTGTCCGATGTCATTTCTCCTTATGTTTACAGAGTAGGCTTATTGGGTGGGGAGTTCAGTTTTGCGAGTGCTGTAGATCTTTTTAATTCAGTTATCAACTTTATTCTGCTGGTTTCAGTTAATAAGTTGAGCAAGAAACTGACAGATATAGCTTTGTGGTAAAAAGGTAGAATGATACCATATTTGGTTATTATTTGTTGAAATGCTTAAAAGATTTTAGGTATAAACCGAATTTGAGGTGTAATAGTTGTGGTAATTTATCCCACGGCGAATTGAAAATATTTTGGAATTTAATGGAGAATATTGAAGGTAAAGCAGAAAATGCTTGACCTAAAATATAGAATTTGGAAGCTCTATGACTTTAAAAATTCATACTAAAAAGTGGGAGGCTTGAAATATGCTTGATATTGGAAGGTTAAAGAGAAAGATATTTGATGTGTTTATTTATATAATAATGTGCCTTGTTATAGTAATATGCCTCTATCCCATAGTATATGTATTCAGCATGTCCATAAGTTCTCCATTGGCTGTTGCAAAGCAAGAAGTATGGCTGTTGCCTAAAGGGTTTTCACGGGGAGCATATAAACTGGTGTTTGATAACCCTGACATATGGAGAGCATATTATAATACAATATGGTATACTTTAATTGGCACTATAGTTAATGTTATCATGACGGTTGCTCTTGCGTACCCATTGTCCAGAAAGAGCTTCTTTGCGAGAGAACCCATCATGTTTTTCATAACCTTTACTATGTTTTTCAGTGGAGGCATCATACCGTCCTTTATTCTTATAAACAAGCTGGGATTGTATAATACCCGCTGGGCTTTAATTATACCAGGAGCTATAGGAGTATTTTATGTAATCATTGCTAGGACTTATTTTGAAACGATACCTGAGAGCCTGATAGAGTCAGCGAAACTAGATGGAGCAAACGAGGTAACAATCCTATGGAAGATAATAATGCCCCTATCCATGCCAATTATAGCAGTCCTAATTCTTTTTTACGCAGTGGGGCACTGGAATAGCTATTTCAGTGCGTTAATCTATCTGCCTAACCAGAAACTGCAACCTCTTCAGCTATACCTCGTGAAGATACTCATTGAAAACACCCAGGACCTTGCAGCTAATATGCTGCCTGGAGAGCAGAAAAGTTTGGCTACAATGCAGATAAAGTACGCCGTCATTATGGTTGCAGTAGTTCCTATTCTGTGTGTTTATCCTTTTCTCCAGAAGTATTTTGTCAAAGGCGTAATGATAGGAGCTATAAAGGCATAGAGAAATACATGAGAATATAAAGAATTTTGACCAATCAATTGCAATAAAAGACAAATTTTCTGACAAAATTGTCCATATGCAAAGATATTTCGTAGAGATAAAATAAAATATAAATGAAACTATCAAGCATTTTAAAAATACCTCAAAGTGGACGAGAATGTATTTGTGTACTTCACTAATCTAATTTTATTATAAAGGAAAGGATGATTAATTGTGAGTGAAAAAATAGTCTGGCTTCCATATGACCTAGCAGAGAATTTTATGATAGATGCCTTCAAGGCTATAGGAGTTCCGGAAGAAGACGCAAAAATATGTGCAGACGTACTTATTACAGCTGATAAATTGGGAATAGATTCTCAT contains:
- a CDS encoding carbohydrate ABC transporter permease, coding for MLDIGRLKRKIFDVFIYIIMCLVIVICLYPIVYVFSMSISSPLAVAKQEVWLLPKGFSRGAYKLVFDNPDIWRAYYNTIWYTLIGTIVNVIMTVALAYPLSRKSFFAREPIMFFITFTMFFSGGIIPSFILINKLGLYNTRWALIIPGAIGVFYVIIARTYFETIPESLIESAKLDGANEVTILWKIIMPLSMPIIAVLILFYAVGHWNSYFSALIYLPNQKLQPLQLYLVKILIENTQDLAANMLPGEQKSLATMQIKYAVIMVAVVPILCVYPFLQKYFVKGVMIGAIKA